From Elephas maximus indicus isolate mEleMax1 chromosome 25, mEleMax1 primary haplotype, whole genome shotgun sequence, the proteins below share one genomic window:
- the LOC126067832 gene encoding putative uncharacterized protein FLJ40606, whose product MAAATETGQATAASGKRRRGRCLPASDPRNLARLAAGPLLPGALTCPERTRGDAATRSARPPVLPPPPRPPQRRCRHFVSRPGTPGCACAGSASEGPRRGRAAILRIENPGGRSASKVGLSVRTRGLGAAAEPVGARTLPPARGRSRVTSQLWT is encoded by the exons ATGGCGGCGGCGACAGAGACCGGGCAAGCGACAGCCGCAAGCGGAAAGCGCCGGAGGGGCCGCTGCCTCCCGGCATCGGATCCCCGGAATCTGGCGCGGCTCGCGGCGGGACCATTACTTCCTGGGGCCCTTACCTGCCCGGAGCGGACTCGAGGGGACGCGGCTACACGTTCTGCTCGACCGCCCGTTTTGCCGCCTCCGCCTCGCCCTCCCCAGCGCCGCTGCCGCCATTTTGTGTCCCGGCCCGGGACTCCGGGCTGCGCATGCGCTGGTTCCGCCTCTGAGGGGCCTCGTCGCGGCCGCGCCGCCATCTTGA GGATTGAAAACCCGGGTGGGCGGTCCGCCAGCAAAGTCGGACTGAGTGTGCGCACCAGGGGGCTCGGGGCTGCTGCGGAGCCTGTTGGGGCTCGGACTCTGCCGCCGGCCCGGGGGCGGAGCCGGGTGACGTCACAGCTCTGGACCTAG